Part of the Desulfurellaceae bacterium genome, ATGGACCGATAAGGTCCAAGACAGACCGTTGAGGTGAGTGTTTCATGCCCGAACCGATTACGGCTGAGGAAATCAGCCAGCTTATTGTCCAGGGGATTCCTGACGCCGAGGTCAAAATCCGCGACCTGACCGGGGGCGGGGATCACTACGAAGCGCTCGTCATCTCGGCGTCGTTTCAGGGAAAAATGAAAGTCGCCCGTCACCGAATGGTGTACGGGGCGCTGCAAGACGCGATGGTGGAACGGATCCACGCCCTGAAGCTCAGCACCCTCACCCCCCAAGAGGCGGAGGCTGAGACAGCCAGCGTCTTAAGCATACAGCCCGGCAAAGCGTCCTGAGCTGCTGCCGGTGCGTTTATTCACCCACCCATCACAGGAGGAAAGACCCATGGCAGACGACATCCTCAGCCAGATCGCTCAGCACGTCAAAGACACCCCGATCCTTATCTTCATGAAGGGCAACCCGCAGTTCCCCATGTGCGGCTTCTCGGCGGCCACGATTCAGATCTTCGATTCGCTCGGCGTACCCTACCAGACGGTCGATGTGCTCCAGAACCCCGCCGTTCGGGAGGGGATCAAGCAGTACTCGAACTGGCCGACGATTCCGCAGG contains:
- a CDS encoding BolA family transcriptional regulator; its protein translation is MPEPITAEEISQLIVQGIPDAEVKIRDLTGGGDHYEALVISASFQGKMKVARHRMVYGALQDAMVERIHALKLSTLTPQEAEAETASVLSIQPGKAS
- the grxD gene encoding Grx4 family monothiol glutaredoxin translates to MADDILSQIAQHVKDTPILIFMKGNPQFPMCGFSAATIQIFDSLGVPYQTVDVLQNPAVREGIKQYSNWPTIPQVYVKGEFIGGCDIIQEMHQSGELEPVVRAAIEDEG